One part of the Mycobacterium marinum genome encodes these proteins:
- a CDS encoding TetR/AcrR family transcriptional regulator, giving the protein MQAGQRRGRWTGVPLEDRHAVRRDTLIAAGVQLLGEEAGPALTVRAVCRQAALTERYFYESFSDRDHFVRAVYDDVCTRAMATLMSANTPRDAVERFVALMVDDPVRGRVLLLAPAVEPVLTRSGADWMPNFIDLLQRKLSQIADPVLQKLVATSLIGALTGLFTAYLNGQLGATRQQFIDYCVDLLLGTAAAYAPHRDRGEAEHPVAARQHD; this is encoded by the coding sequence GTGCAGGCGGGTCAAAGACGGGGTCGCTGGACGGGCGTCCCGCTGGAAGATCGCCACGCCGTACGCCGCGACACCCTCATTGCCGCCGGCGTTCAATTGCTCGGCGAGGAAGCGGGACCGGCGCTGACCGTTCGCGCGGTCTGCCGCCAAGCGGCACTCACCGAGCGTTATTTCTATGAAAGCTTTAGCGACCGTGACCATTTCGTACGCGCAGTCTACGACGACGTTTGCACCCGAGCGATGGCGACGCTTATGTCGGCAAATACCCCCCGAGACGCCGTGGAGCGATTCGTTGCACTGATGGTCGATGATCCGGTACGCGGTCGCGTCCTGCTTTTGGCGCCGGCCGTCGAACCGGTGCTGACGCGCTCCGGCGCGGACTGGATGCCCAACTTCATCGATTTACTGCAACGCAAACTCTCTCAAATCGCCGACCCCGTTTTGCAAAAACTGGTCGCCACCAGCCTGATCGGTGCCCTTACCGGCCTTTTCACCGCATATTTGAACGGACAATTGGGAGCCACTCGCCAGCAATTTATTGACTACTGCGTGGATTTGTTGCTCGGCACCGCCGCCGCCTACGCTCCACACCGTGACCGAGGTGAAGCCGAACACCCAGTCGCTGCCCGACAACACGACTAA